In Syntrophorhabdus sp., the sequence GACGGATCTCCGAGCGCGTGGGCAAACCGGTGGAGATCCTCAACATCAATCGCCTCAAGGACGTAGTTCAGGCCCGCAACATAGAGATCGGCATCATAACGACGCCCCCGCATGAAGCGCAGAAGGTCGCCGATCTGCTCATCGAGGCCAACATCAAGGGCATCCTCAACTTCTCGCCTGCGCCCGTCAGGACCTCGGGGGACGTGAAGCTCAGAAATCTTTTCTTCACATCGGCGCTCGATAATCTGGTATATTATTTGTCGAACTAGCCAGAGGCAACCATGTGGAAGGTACTCGCAAACACGGTGGAGATGCTCATCTATGCGGCGGTGTACATCATACTCGCCCTCGTTGCCGTCAAGGTGATCGGCGCCACCTTCACCACCGATTTCGAGAAGAAGATCTCCGAGGAGAACAATTTCGCGCTGGCCCTCATATGCGCGTCCCTCTTCACGGGTCTCGCGATCCTTCTGTCCGCCATAGTGCAATGATGAAAAGCATTTTCGTCACGGGTACCGACACCGGTGTGGGGAAGACCATCATCTCCTCGTCCGTCGCCGCTTACCTCTCAGTCGTGAAAGGTCTCGACGTGGGGGTCATGAAGCCCTTTGAAAGCGGTATCGAGACAACGGAGGACAGGGGTTTCGACGACACGTGGATCTTGAAGAAGGCGTCGGGCTCGCAGGATGCCGTGAACGAGATAAACCCTTACCTGTTCAAGGCGCCGCTGGCTCCCGAGGCGGCCGCGGCCGAGGAAGGCGCATCCATCGAGATCGATCTCGTCACATCCGTCTACGACCGCCTTACTGCCCGCCATGACGTGCTTATCGTCGAGGGCGCGGGTGGGCTTCTCGTGCCTATCACCGACGGTTTCTTCTACGCCGACCTCATCAGGGCATGGAACGCGCCCGTCAT encodes:
- the bioD gene encoding dethiobiotin synthase; this translates as MMKSIFVTGTDTGVGKTIISSSVAAYLSVVKGLDVGVMKPFESGIETTEDRGFDDTWILKKASGSQDAVNEINPYLFKAPLAPEAAAAEEGASIEIDLVTSVYDRLTARHDVLIVEGAGGLLVPITDGFFYADLIRAWNAPVIVVSRLTLGTINHTLLTCGHLRSIGAKVLGVILNDTEGAGDIASQTNPAMLKKYLDVPLLGVFPHTPDLFEKGVDRERLADLLARNIDCSVLED